One part of the Lotus japonicus ecotype B-129 chromosome 2, LjGifu_v1.2 genome encodes these proteins:
- the LOC130739859 gene encoding uncharacterized protein LOC130739859, with protein MEQDPPSTFIRPCKRQDNLASSSRPLIPGPAGAVQAAMIHRRSTDDKPNISTQQFVRQVLQDGHDTDPDFQSNAWLSALQLNGSATPLGAITHHHERVDHVIGVIKSCNPNGFGDATVTLKDPTGTVGASIHHKVFTESVFAKDITVGSVLLLQKVAVFSPRKSNCYLNITLSNVVKVFSKDSAPPPGSFTNITED; from the exons ATGGAACAAGATCCACCATCAACCTTCATCCGCCCTTGCAAACGCCAAGACAACCTTGCCtccagctctcgtcctctcattcccggCCCAGCTGGCGCCGTCCAGGCCGCCATGATTCACCGCAGATCCACCGACGACAAACCAAACATTTCAACCCAACAATTCGTTAGGCAAGTCCTCCAAGACGGCCACGACACCGATCCCGATTTCCAATCCAATGCTTGGCTTTCAGCCCTGCAATTAAACGGATCTGCCACTCCTCTGGGCGCAATCACTCACCATCATGAAAGAGTAGATCACGTCATCGGTGTTATCAAATCCTGCAATCCCAATGGGTTTGGAGATGCAACAGTTACACTCAAG GACCCTACGGGCACTGTTGGCGCTAGTATCCATCACAAGGTCTTCACTGAAAGCGTATTTGCGAAagacataactgttggatctgttctgcTTCTCCAAAAG GTCGCTGTGTTCTCTCCTAGAAAGTCTAATTGTTATCTGAATATAACCTTGTCCAATGTAGTCAAG GTATTTTCAAAGGACAGTGCACCTCCACCTGGAAGCTTCACAAACATAACAGAAGATTAA
- the LOC130739861 gene encoding uncharacterized protein LOC130739861: MGYLIANRFRVVFISISLKSSYTYLPMRGGAPPLEHPVIAIGHVTNHFVQLKLVSGHPMPPIAPQWEYNVEEPESEWCKPYKERLDRFMAEHTVWIGPCVITNFDLTDITED; the protein is encoded by the exons ATGGGGTACCTTATTGCTAACCGGTTTCGGGTGGTTTTCATCTCCATCTCGTTAAAATCTAGTTACACTTACCTTCCGATGAGAGGAGGCGCCCCACCGTTAGAACATCCTGTCATAGCTATTGGTCATGTGACcaatcactttgtacag CTGAAGTTGGTGTctggacatcctatgccgccaattgctccCCAATGGGAATACAACGTTGAAGAACCCGAGTCCGAATGGTGTAAACCGTATAAAGAGCGTTTGGATAGATTTATGGCTGAACACActgtttggattggtccttgtgttattaccaactttgatttaacagacataacagaagattga